One part of the Mangrovibacillus cuniculi genome encodes these proteins:
- a CDS encoding DUF429 domain-containing protein, translating to MLKIIGIDLSGPSNWKDTVMTVFTASDEMLHLDEMIVGASDQMVMDKLMDLRQEERVTIGIDAPLSYQDGGGDRPQDKGLRWFMKEYGLNGSSVMPPTLTRMAYLTLRGIALTRRIQMEEELEHFTILEVHPGAAIGSRIPDVLHALMYKKDEESRVVVVKWMQALGLNGLPENLHAETHTVDACAAALAAWCYEERTSTWIWNDVSEAHPFVLCC from the coding sequence ATGTTGAAGATTATTGGAATTGATTTGTCTGGACCGAGCAACTGGAAAGATACTGTGATGACTGTTTTTACCGCTAGTGATGAGATGTTACACCTCGATGAAATGATTGTAGGTGCATCTGACCAAATGGTGATGGATAAGTTGATGGATTTACGTCAGGAAGAACGGGTAACTATTGGAATTGATGCACCTCTTTCTTACCAGGATGGAGGCGGAGATCGCCCGCAAGATAAAGGTTTGCGGTGGTTCATGAAGGAGTATGGGTTAAACGGTAGTTCTGTGATGCCACCAACACTTACTCGTATGGCTTACTTGACGCTTCGAGGTATAGCGTTGACGCGACGAATTCAGATGGAAGAAGAATTAGAGCACTTCACCATATTAGAGGTGCACCCCGGCGCAGCGATTGGTAGTCGAATACCAGATGTTTTGCATGCGTTGATGTATAAGAAAGACGAAGAATCACGTGTTGTGGTGGTGAAATGGATGCAGGCTCTTGGTCTAAATGGATTGCCCGAGAATTTGCATGCTGAAACACATACAGTGGATGCGTGTGCGGCGGCACTGGCTGCATGGTGTTATGAGGAGAGAACGTCGACGTGGATTTGGAATGATGTTAGTGAGGCTCATCCGTTTGTTTTGTGTTGTTGA
- a CDS encoding NAD(P)/FAD-dependent oxidoreductase, translating into MSKCAPIVIVGAGMSGLMAAKTLQEKGHDHVLVVDKGRSVGGRMATRRIAEGKADHGAQFFTVRTGEFQRLVDGWLQEGVVEHWFGEDYPRYKSVEGMNALAKRIAKNVPVQLNTRVEKIVESDAGYELITSNGDVIAASGVIITSPAPQTTEILTSGNVSLRLDAMRKLEDIIFYPCLVGLFHVKSPSHLPVSGHVDTDLPEGVLRVVDHQKKGVSAAVTVSVYMTNEWSKEYFDESDEHSLAKIKESVQHVIDLENLESVQLKKWRYAEAVKFLREPFVEVTNSENPILLAGDAFLKPDDQATRTRLESAVLSGIAAGERMESVMKLNGE; encoded by the coding sequence ATGAGCAAGTGTGCGCCAATTGTGATTGTCGGGGCTGGAATGTCTGGTTTAATGGCAGCGAAAACATTGCAGGAGAAAGGCCACGACCATGTTTTGGTAGTGGATAAGGGAAGAAGTGTTGGAGGAAGAATGGCCACGCGTAGAATTGCAGAGGGGAAAGCAGATCATGGAGCACAATTTTTCACAGTGAGAACAGGGGAGTTTCAGCGATTGGTGGATGGATGGTTGCAAGAAGGGGTTGTAGAGCACTGGTTTGGAGAGGATTATCCTCGTTATAAAAGTGTAGAAGGTATGAATGCGCTTGCGAAGAGGATAGCGAAGAATGTACCTGTTCAATTGAACACGAGAGTGGAGAAAATTGTGGAGTCAGATGCTGGGTATGAGCTTATAACGAGTAATGGAGATGTCATTGCTGCTAGTGGGGTTATTATTACTTCTCCAGCTCCACAAACAACAGAGATTCTAACAAGCGGGAACGTATCTTTGCGTTTAGATGCGATGCGTAAGCTAGAAGATATTATCTTTTATCCATGCTTAGTAGGGTTATTTCACGTAAAGTCTCCTTCGCATTTGCCTGTATCAGGACACGTAGATACTGACTTGCCTGAAGGAGTGTTACGAGTGGTGGATCACCAGAAGAAAGGTGTATCTGCAGCCGTGACGGTTAGTGTGTATATGACGAATGAGTGGAGTAAAGAGTATTTTGATGAGTCGGATGAGCACAGTCTAGCAAAGATAAAGGAATCAGTTCAACATGTAATAGATTTAGAAAATCTTGAGTCTGTTCAACTGAAAAAATGGCGTTACGCAGAAGCGGTAAAGTTTTTACGCGAACCGTTTGTGGAAGTGACGAATTCAGAAAACCCTATCCTTTTAGCTGGAGATGCATTTTTGAAACCAGACGACCAAGCTACACGTACTAGATTAGAGAGTGCTGTGCTATCTGGCATTGCTGCAGGAGAGCGAATGGAGTCGGTAATGAAGTTGAATGGAGAATAA
- a CDS encoding DUF2294 domain-containing protein — MSKGELENTLSKALTQWEKEYLGRGSVLVKTDIIRNMIVVLLKGILTPAEKELTETKEGILSVKKIRADLVETGSEHLKNIVSEITGIQVTSFFTDISTVTGERIMVFMLEKPLETK; from the coding sequence ATGTCTAAAGGTGAACTAGAAAATACACTGAGTAAAGCGTTAACTCAGTGGGAAAAAGAGTATTTAGGCAGAGGTTCTGTCTTAGTAAAAACAGATATTATCCGCAATATGATAGTTGTTTTGTTGAAAGGTATATTAACACCTGCCGAAAAAGAACTGACAGAAACAAAAGAAGGCATTTTATCCGTTAAGAAAATACGCGCAGATTTAGTAGAGACTGGATCTGAACACTTAAAAAACATAGTGTCAGAAATAACAGGTATTCAAGTGACAAGTTTTTTCACAGATATCAGCACTGTAACCGGCGAACGAATTATGGTGTTTATGTTGGAAAAACCGTTAGAAACAAAATAA
- a CDS encoding sodium-dependent bicarbonate transport family permease, with protein sequence MMDLVIQNLLSPAVLFFVLGIIAAMVKSDLQFPKGLSEFLSIYLLIAIGLKGGIELSTHSLADVTQPVLGVLFLGFLVPIIVLIICEKLGIDLKNSAAIAASYGSVSIVTFGAGITFLESNNISYESFMNTLVVLMESPAIFMALFLLKRRELSSSSTAPQLGIISKNGDSSLIRESLFGKSVFLLVGSLLIGWALGESALPTVKPLFIDLYGSILVLFLLGMGIVTGQRLPDIFAHGVKLIALGLAFPVVFGSLGVIVGSVTGLSVGGMMLMGVLAGSASYIAAPAAIRSSVPEANPSIYLGLALGITFPFNLIVGIPLYYQLSLLLG encoded by the coding sequence ATAATGGATTTAGTTATTCAAAACTTACTATCACCCGCCGTACTATTTTTCGTACTTGGAATTATTGCCGCAATGGTGAAATCGGATTTACAATTCCCTAAAGGACTAAGTGAATTTTTAAGTATATATTTATTAATTGCTATTGGTTTAAAAGGAGGTATCGAACTTTCCACGCATAGTTTGGCAGATGTCACGCAGCCAGTGCTCGGCGTGTTGTTTTTAGGGTTCCTGGTACCTATTATCGTACTCATTATTTGCGAGAAGCTTGGTATCGATCTAAAGAACTCCGCAGCTATAGCTGCCAGTTATGGTTCTGTCAGTATTGTGACGTTCGGTGCTGGAATTACATTTTTAGAATCTAATAATATTTCATATGAAAGTTTTATGAATACGCTAGTAGTTTTGATGGAGAGTCCAGCAATATTTATGGCCCTATTCTTACTAAAACGCCGCGAATTATCTAGCTCTTCTACTGCTCCACAATTAGGAATAATTTCGAAGAATGGAGATTCATCGCTTATTCGAGAGAGCTTATTTGGAAAAAGTGTATTTTTATTAGTAGGAAGTTTACTAATTGGATGGGCGTTAGGAGAGAGTGCACTACCAACTGTGAAGCCCCTATTTATCGACCTCTATGGTAGCATCCTTGTTCTATTCTTACTAGGAATGGGAATAGTAACTGGTCAACGATTACCAGACATTTTTGCTCATGGGGTAAAATTGATTGCTCTTGGTTTAGCTTTTCCAGTCGTGTTTGGATCACTCGGTGTAATAGTCGGCTCTGTTACCGGATTATCCGTTGGAGGTATGATGTTAATGGGAGTTTTAGCAGGTAGTGCATCTTATATTGCAGCACCAGCTGCTATCCGTTCTTCTGTTCCTGAAGCTAATCCATCCATCTATCTAGGCCTAGCACTAGGTATTACTTTCCCGTTCAACTTGATTGTGGGAATCCCTTTGTATTATCAACTTTCCTTGTTACTGGGTTAG
- a CDS encoding RNA polymerase sigma factor, with product MSNNHLVRRAQSGDGEAFIDLIRQYELTLYRTAKRLNISDDDIADLLQETIVTAFEKISSLKEPQFFNTWICRILLNNCYRFMKKNKQVVALDVETLNSLGYQDTLSMELDDALSSLDSMYRIVLTLYYVNELTTKEISELLQESEGTIKSRISRAKKKLKNNYYAEGVTLL from the coding sequence TTGAGCAACAATCATTTAGTGAGAAGAGCACAAAGTGGAGATGGGGAAGCCTTTATTGATCTAATTCGTCAGTACGAATTGACGTTGTATCGAACAGCAAAAAGGTTAAACATTTCGGATGATGATATAGCAGACTTATTACAGGAAACCATAGTAACTGCTTTTGAAAAAATTAGTTCGTTAAAAGAACCGCAGTTTTTTAATACATGGATTTGTAGAATTTTATTAAATAATTGTTATCGTTTCATGAAAAAGAATAAACAAGTTGTGGCGTTGGATGTAGAGACTTTAAACAGTTTGGGTTATCAAGATACGTTATCGATGGAATTAGATGATGCACTTAGTAGTCTAGATAGTATGTATAGAATTGTTTTAACACTTTATTATGTCAACGAATTAACGACAAAAGAAATCAGTGAACTTCTTCAAGAGTCGGAAGGGACAATTAAATCTCGGATTTCAAGGGCAAAGAAAAAATTGAAAAATAACTATTATGCCGAGGGGGTTACATTACTATGA
- a CDS encoding FAD-binding domain-containing protein, producing the protein MINVVWFKRDIRITDHQPLVEASKLGPVLPIYVAEPSIWKEADLSSRHFQFVWESLLDLSENLSKTGSKLFVAIAEVEEVLAAIYEKHGPFRLFAHEENGTPITFARDLRVHEWMKERSLPFTEFQHFGVVRKLKSRNTFQEKWEDFMSRNILPAPKKLELVRDVPSNLSSDLHLLRDFVVKGRPILQGQRGGESNAIQVLNSFLDYRFQSYNVHISKPYSSAESCSRLSSYLAWGNISMRTVVHQTRQALEQTTNSFHKKQLTAFISRIHWHCHFIQRLESDPEIMTKPINAAYDTIRTKWDEEACQRWFYGKTGIPLVDAAMRCLHETGWVNFRTRAMLVSFVCNTLLLDWRRPSMGLAQLFLDYEPGIHFSQVQMQAGTTGFNTIRVYNPIKMGKNHDPNGAFVRRFVKELVDVPDEYIHEPWLYEEFDTLGYPEPMVDIVEANRRARDVLYRVKRSEEAREISKEQLDKHGSRMRRESRKKKTEKPEQLSFDL; encoded by the coding sequence ATGATCAATGTCGTATGGTTCAAACGAGACATTCGAATCACGGATCATCAGCCATTGGTAGAAGCTAGTAAACTAGGTCCTGTTTTACCTATCTATGTAGCAGAACCTTCTATCTGGAAAGAAGCAGACTTATCTTCGCGTCACTTTCAATTTGTCTGGGAAAGTTTACTAGACTTATCAGAAAACCTATCTAAAACAGGGAGCAAGCTGTTCGTTGCTATCGCAGAAGTAGAGGAAGTTTTAGCCGCTATTTATGAAAAGCATGGACCTTTTCGATTGTTTGCACATGAAGAAAACGGCACACCGATTACATTCGCTCGAGATTTACGAGTGCATGAGTGGATGAAAGAACGAAGTCTCCCCTTTACCGAATTTCAACACTTTGGTGTGGTCCGTAAACTTAAGTCTCGTAATACATTTCAAGAGAAATGGGAAGATTTTATGTCTAGAAACATTCTGCCTGCACCAAAGAAGTTAGAACTGGTGAGGGATGTTCCTTCTAACCTTTCGTCTGACCTGCATTTACTCCGTGATTTTGTTGTGAAAGGTAGGCCCATTTTACAAGGTCAACGTGGCGGTGAAAGTAATGCTATCCAAGTGTTAAATAGTTTTCTAGATTATCGGTTTCAATCGTATAATGTGCACATTTCGAAACCATACTCATCTGCTGAATCTTGCAGTCGCTTGTCTTCCTATTTAGCTTGGGGAAACATCTCGATGCGGACAGTCGTGCACCAAACTAGACAGGCTTTAGAACAAACTACTAATTCTTTTCACAAAAAACAGCTAACAGCATTTATATCTAGAATTCATTGGCACTGTCACTTTATCCAACGTCTCGAAAGTGATCCCGAAATTATGACAAAACCAATTAATGCTGCCTATGATACCATTCGGACAAAGTGGGATGAGGAAGCATGCCAACGTTGGTTTTATGGTAAAACTGGTATCCCGCTTGTAGATGCAGCGATGCGTTGTTTACATGAAACTGGGTGGGTTAACTTCCGGACAAGAGCCATGCTTGTTTCCTTTGTCTGCAATACGCTATTGTTAGATTGGAGACGACCTTCTATGGGCCTGGCTCAATTATTTTTAGATTACGAGCCAGGGATTCATTTTAGCCAAGTGCAGATGCAGGCTGGTACGACGGGTTTTAATACTATACGAGTTTATAATCCCATTAAGATGGGAAAAAATCATGATCCAAATGGTGCTTTTGTCCGTCGATTTGTGAAAGAGTTAGTAGATGTTCCCGATGAGTATATTCATGAACCATGGCTTTATGAAGAATTTGATACGCTAGGATATCCGGAGCCGATGGTCGATATTGTGGAGGCTAATCGAAGAGCACGTGACGTACTGTATCGTGTTAAACGTTCTGAGGAAGCTAGAGAAATATCAAAGGAACAGCTAGACAAGCACGGTAGTCGGATGAGGCGAGAGAGCAGAAAGAAAAAGACAGAGAAGCCGGAACAACTGTCATTTGACCTATAA
- a CDS encoding DUF4179 domain-containing protein, whose amino-acid sequence MRDHVDAKLQVDMNKETELPSSIRNALDTTYTQIRKKSIKRRKSPWVKSLSAAVVTFSLVSGLILTNDTVLAKVQAFIGLGDKGVELAEKNGDILFVGHTQTSENTTITLENLFIDAYRYGFDFTIDSNHMQDNNVTDMSLEFRLYNEKGEEIDALVSDTKPKVGTGFTSGVEYQLQESKNNRASLLMLANSTSKEVPNLNGGKLVIESIHFLSTKNDYVSINGSWSFDLTATKAEKQAFIAKNSVDGVDVVNAVISNGSMLVTYRVEGTNYDENDILSTTIIDGMGEKYLSDSAQVKQLKKTNETEISLVFPISMWSKEELISLKVKGYEKIQLVLQK is encoded by the coding sequence ATGAGGGACCATGTAGATGCTAAGTTGCAGGTCGACATGAATAAAGAAACAGAGTTACCGAGCTCTATTAGAAACGCTCTAGACACTACGTATACGCAAATTCGTAAGAAATCTATTAAAAGAAGAAAATCACCATGGGTCAAATCGTTATCAGCAGCGGTAGTAACCTTTTCATTAGTTTCTGGATTGATACTGACAAATGATACAGTGTTGGCAAAGGTCCAAGCTTTTATAGGATTAGGTGATAAAGGGGTTGAGTTAGCCGAAAAGAATGGAGATATATTATTTGTAGGGCACACTCAAACGTCAGAGAACACAACTATTACATTAGAAAATTTATTTATAGACGCTTATCGTTATGGTTTTGATTTTACAATTGATTCTAATCATATGCAGGATAATAATGTAACCGATATGTCTCTAGAGTTTCGCTTATATAACGAAAAAGGGGAAGAAATAGACGCGTTGGTATCGGATACAAAACCTAAAGTGGGGACAGGATTTACCTCTGGAGTGGAGTATCAGCTTCAAGAAAGTAAGAATAATCGTGCTTCCTTACTTATGTTAGCGAATTCTACTAGTAAGGAAGTTCCAAATTTAAATGGTGGAAAGTTAGTGATTGAATCTATTCATTTCCTTAGTACAAAAAATGATTATGTCTCTATTAATGGAAGTTGGTCTTTTGATTTAACGGCAACAAAAGCTGAAAAACAAGCTTTCATTGCAAAGAATTCGGTGGATGGTGTAGATGTAGTAAACGCCGTTATCTCAAACGGTTCCATGCTTGTGACGTACCGGGTAGAGGGAACAAACTACGACGAAAATGATATATTAAGTACTACTATTATAGATGGTATGGGAGAAAAATATCTTTCCGATTCAGCACAGGTAAAACAGTTAAAGAAAACTAACGAAACAGAAATAAGTTTAGTTTTTCCAATAAGTATGTGGAGTAAAGAGGAATTGATATCGCTTAAGGTGAAAGGTTATGAGAAAATTCAACTGGTTCTTCAAAAATGA
- a CDS encoding VOC family protein — translation MTIINVYLNFDGQTKEAMEFYHGIFGGELSLQTFGEAYENTSESVKNRIIHANLKNDTLTFMASDTHPEFSPPHKVGNNVSLSINGSDLELLTEYFQKLAEGGEVTMPLEKQFWGDTFGSLTDKFGIHWMVNVTDA, via the coding sequence ATGACAATAATCAACGTGTATTTAAACTTTGATGGACAAACAAAAGAGGCCATGGAATTTTATCATGGAATTTTTGGTGGTGAACTATCTTTACAGACGTTTGGAGAAGCGTATGAAAATACATCAGAGAGTGTAAAAAATAGGATTATTCATGCTAATTTAAAGAATGATACGTTGACGTTTATGGCTAGTGATACGCATCCGGAATTTAGTCCTCCTCATAAAGTCGGGAACAATGTTTCCTTATCTATTAACGGATCTGATTTAGAGTTGTTAACAGAGTACTTTCAGAAGTTAGCAGAAGGCGGAGAGGTGACAATGCCTTTAGAGAAACAGTTCTGGGGAGACACTTTTGGTTCATTAACGGACAAATTTGGTATTCATTGGATGGTAAATGTGACAGATGCATAA